In Leishmania mexicana MHOM/GT/2001/U1103 complete genome, chromosome 34, one DNA window encodes the following:
- a CDS encoding putative protein kinase: protein MAHRDSHAITPHSPRSHPRIPLWHLGERKDATDRDGGQPGGDVRNGAANILRPRSMYDGEKKIAPFLSARHTQQQSTENVEIGGDSSTVVVSPNVIAAIPRESRSPRDSARAPPSPPQVIMKTIPSASVVASTSLVRQQGARGSLRSLDKASTYDDEQVDSQEHSSPSCSIIAPSSNGDVDFSLEADKDAQLSNTPCHAPLWRRLTQLELPFPQVRLSIPLQSTQPASTDGVDTSAGSQDTRLSSKRNTASRRCYVPGRASRLHSNTLISDGGGGVLSAPLSTTSRATTQASQATTRAPNESLHDLGTSYMRASSLSLTSETDSTSEGTSLPPVQQRDELMSYRSSLPPPPPPVRTRTFTLAEATEPAPHAPAKNSSTRFTPPARMTPLLMAVEPRPLAPSFLARNPLMQPRRLSDGHLAEHAVAPSQFSDDDAPAAAGTCCPCHRGLRSALLRGCTGRGQSASRTPPIAVLVPLPPESEELTPALALASTPAAVSPPPMQQLDSDTYEVNANSLASEMSFRCRERPSPRTQQLDPASVLEPRASVCVSPAHLSLSQVYVLTPRPQPPLSTPARSSPPRNVDPTPIEYVASLKPPRGSCSVRGGLLSVGVALCAVPLCAAILLFSLHYWAVTFQEKCYAEVVRRPRVGTVLRVNLELLLSVLLSIVVVGGGSGAAIYVLLYRLAIRYQVRAFALCVRFADALSPLDVHHLAAEDSEGRYNSALPIDAAAAAAQQATNGDTRAQKFSPFVARWHEEVSRLVKHLTSPIEVNQAEWRSLLFSDRRSLALPNEGTNGSGDRPATETTLADGPSCNSNNSRSLPFGVQASVPTTENEPWPPHDAPPGSRYRMSEAVFPRRPQHPVDLSKRQEAVTVVVCRLMPPAELLVEQRPLTQVQLKELQRLSNEFHQRLRAVPRTSYAAITEVGVSEVVFSFNTVFPLPSLVASPAAVALAVVAHKAFVEWSPTYLGTPVQWGIAVHRFDAYMCPTRGMQGRLYVSFGTVEYDFARLLAELAALFNYGALCHAGFLADASCQAQCLPVDYVMDLRQQAFLVYQLHDGDVDREQRLQMNSAIGAMRNGEYKAAVDALGVWRRKSSGCGGLPRTAAHLRYVAGFLECAGRKRRPCASEATSEAGNAPSFTCAVEGVAEWAAENLLASYFRPPPVWEEEEAPRAPSPDLLCAPSTLATSGGGSCGLQRQECGRGNVLVPSSPQPSRGAAGELATFFRSLMRRSYRAGTRYVLSAEQREGHAESKAMGEAPHHPRKVLAAIDGDTRPPSSSQRSDGPPSPGTESVSGEGIVLEAGSAPLSPRDNVTGCSSLSHATRSVFETSIPTTTFADVTSGDRKWAALALLTEPDQSTITVTASRPRLSSNSWSLAESGVPEMPTLTPLTSGVLRSSQSDVRRQRHTSILLPAAKKEDDAAGAVAACASAKDSATLRSSRGRRDSGGGRSERPRGRNGSQFTTEVPASDELPSRQLGHRCISQLTDTSIARFLSEMSHESLSARSGSVRRRASASTAAASSVLPLFTDNTVPFTLQERVEARSEAEVVCEADLNQELSMMSVAQRSRSRRSHRATAQALSVVCSCTRRIDNSLRNTVMVFQGFHPDGYLVVVKRADRRAAKQVAQLQNEVDLLRELHHRNIVNIVSAWEDDEAVYFAMEYACETLAAVLQKFKVLLPGVVRFYARELLNALVYLHRDCGIIHRDLSPNNIIITNTTDRSRVKLIDFGRSIMAPHFCSGSSGMSTTVPGNASLEFTERRSSRNKVSVTDVPTSVVGTPLFMSPQACRGLAHPTSDIWSLGIIVHLCLTGTYPYPPETFTDPETFITNIGSDRLTPAIADTCEMTGDARSFIEQCLTLNHTERPSAATLLKHTFVER from the coding sequence ATGGCGCATCGAGATTCTCATGCGATAACTCCTCATTCTCCGCGCAGCCACCCCAGGATCCCCTTGTGGCACCTTGGAGAACGGAAGGATGCGACTGACCGGGATGGGGGGCAGCCAGGGGGAGACGTGCGGAATGGGGCGGCGAACATACTACGCCCGCGTTCGATGTATgatggagagaaaaaaatCGCTCCCTTCCTCTCGGCGAGACACACGCAACAGCAGAGCACGGAAAACGTCGAGATTGGCGGGGACTCTTCTACTGTGGTCGTGAGCCCTAACGTGATTGCCGCCATTCCGCGCGAAAGCCGCAGCCCACGTGACAGCGCCAGGGCTCCACCATCCCCGCCGCAAGTGATCATGAAGACGATTCCGTCTGCGTCTGTGGTTGCCTCCACGTCACTCGTCAGGCAACAGGGTGCCCGTGGTAGCTTGCGGTCTCTCGACAAGGCGTCGACGTATGATGACGAGCAGGTCGACTCACAAGAGCATAGTAGTCCGTCGTGCTCTATTATTGCCCCTTCCAGCAACGGCGACGTTGACTTTTCATTGGAGGCAGACAAGGACGCCCAGCTCAGCAACACCCCGTGCCACGCACCGTTGTGGAGGAGGCTCACTCAGCTGGAGCTACCTTTCCCGCAAGTGAGGCTCAGTATCCCTTTGCAGTCTACTCAGCCTGCCTCCACCGATGGCGTGGACACGTCTGCCGGCTCTCAGGACACTCGGCTGTCGTCGAAGCGGAACACGGCAAGCCGCCGGTGCTACGTGCCAGGGCGTGCCTCTCGACTCCACTCAAACACCCTCATTTccgacggtggtggtggggtgctGAGCGCTCCCCTGAGCACCACTTCGCGGGCTACAACACAAGCGAGTCAAGCCACCACACGTGCGCCGAACGAGTCTCTCCATGACCTGGGCACAAGCTACATGCGGGCGTCATCGCTATCCCTCACCAGTGAGACGGACTCCACTTCAGAGGGCACATCTCTGCCgccagtgcagcagcgtgatGAGCTCATGTCGTATCGCTCGtcgcttccgccgccgccgccgccggtgcgcacCAGAACCTTCACCCTTGCCGAGGCCACGGAGCCCGCGCCCCATGCACCTGCCAAGAATTCCTCGACTCGGTTCACGCCGCCTGCGCGGATGACACCGCTGTTGATGGCGGTAGAACCGCGGCCTCTGGCACCTTCTTTTCTTGCGCGTAACCCCCTTATGCAGCCGCGACGACTTTCGGACGGGCACCTTGCTGAACATGCAGTTGCACCGTCTCAGTTCTCTGATGACGACGCACCCGCGGCAGCCGGCACCTGTTGCCCCTGCCACCGAGGCCTACGCTCTGCCTTGCTTCGAGGCTGCACGGGCAGAGGGCAAAGTGCTTCGCGCACCCCACCCATTGCAGTGCTCGTCCCGCTTCCGCCGGAGTCGGAGGAACTGACACCGGCACTGGCACTAGCAtcaacaccagcagcagtcTCACCGCCGCCTATGCAGCAACTGGATAGCGACACGTATGAGGTGAACGCAAACAGCCTGGCTTCAGAGATGAGCTTTCGCTGCCGAGAGCGACCTTCTCCCAGGACACAGCAACTCGATCCGGCGTCGGTTCTGGAGCCGCGCGCTTCCGTATGTGTGTCACCGGCTCACCTTTCGCTGTCTCAAGTTTACGTGCTCACTCCgaggccgcagccgccgctgtcgacgccggcacgctcctctcctcctcgcaaTGTTGATCCTACACCGATCGAGTATGTTGCTAGCTTGAAGCCACCGCGCGGTTCTTGCAGCGTCCGTGGAGGTCTTCTGTCCGTTGGCGTAGCTCTCTGCGCTGTGCCGTTGTGCGCGGCCATTCTGCTGTTTAGTTTACATTACTGGGCTGTTACGTTCCAAGAGAAGTGCTatgcggaggtggtgcggcgcCCTCGCGTGGGAACGGTGCTGCGAGTCAACttggagctgctgctcagcgTTCTGCTTTCGattgtggtggtgggtggtggaaGTGGCGCTGCCATCTACGTCCTGCTTTACCGCCTCGCCATCCGCTATCAGGTGCGTGCCTTTgctctgtgcgtgcgatTTGCAGATGCGCTGTCACCGTTGGATGTGCACCACCTCGCAGCGGAGGACTCAGAGGGTCGGTACAACAGCGCGCTGCCGAtcgacgcagctgccgcggcggcacagcagGCCACCAACGGCGATACTCGTGCGCAGAAGTTCTCTCCATTTGTCGCCCGGTGGCATGAGGAGGTGAGTCGGCTTGTTAAGCATCTCACGTCCCCGATAGAGGTGAACCAGGCGGAGTGGCGCTCCTTGCTCTTCTCGGATCGGCGCAGCCTCGCCTTGCCGAACGAGGGCACCAACGGGAGCGGCGATCGCCCTGCAACAGAGACGACGCTGGCTGATGGTCCCTCatgcaacagcaacaacagccgCTCACTCCCTTTTGGCGTGCAAGCGTCGGTGCCCACGACTGAGAATGAGCCGTGGCCACCGCATGACGCACCACCTGGATCGCGGTATCGAATGAGTGAAGCAGTCTTCCCCCGGCGACCGCAGCACCCAGTGGACTTGAGCAAGCGGCAAGAGGCGGtcacggtggtggtgtgccgTCTCATGCCCCCGGCTGAGCTGCTCGTGGAGCAGAGGCCCCTGACGCAGgtgcagctgaaggagctgcagcgactcTCGAACGAGTTTCATcagcgcctccgcgccgTGCCGCGGACGTCGTACGCTGCCATTACGGAGGTGGGTGTGTCCGAAGTGGTCTTCTCCTTTAATACCGTCTTTCCACTACCTTCTCTTGTAGCAAGCCCTGCAGCCGTGGCGCTGGCTGTGGTAGCACACAAGGCGTTTGTAGAGTGGTCGCCGACGTATCTCGGCACCCCGGTGCAGTGGGGCATCGCCGTGCACCGTTTTGATGCTTACATGTGCCCCACGCGCGGTATGCAAGGGCGGCTCTACGTCAGTTTTGGGACGGTCGAGTACGACTTTGCTCGTCTactggcggagctggcggcacTGTTCAACTACGGTGCGTTGTGTCACGCCGGGTTTCTTGCGGACGCCTCGTGTCAGGCGCAATGTCTCCCCGTGGACTACGTGATGGATTTGCGTCAGCAGGCGTTTCTGGTGTACCAGCTGCACGATGGCGACGTCGACAgggagcagcggctgcagatGAATAGCGCGATAGGGGCCATGCGCAACGGTGAGTACAAGGCAGCTGTGGATGCACTGGGagtgtggaggaggaagagcagcggctgcggcggcctgcCGAGGACCGCCGCACACCTGCGATATGTTGCCGGGTTTCTGGAGTGCGCCGGGCGTAAGCGTCGGCCGTGCGCTTCGGAAGCCACATCAGAGGCAGGAAACGCGCCGTCTTTCACTTGTGCGGTCGAGGGTGTTGCCGAGTGGGCGGCAGAAAACCTTCTGGCGTCGTATTTTCGCCCACCGCCTGTttgggaggaggaggaggcgccgcgagcgccgaGCCCTGACCTGCTTTGCGCACCATCTACTCTGGCGACAAGCGGGGGCGGTAGTTGCGGCTTGCAAAGACAGGAGTGCGGTAGAGGCAACGTACTTGTGCCATCTTCCCCGCAACCATCGCGTGGCGCCGCGGGTGAATTGGCGACGTTCTTTCGATCACTGATGCGCCGCTCATACCGGGCTGGCACCCGCTACGTACTGTCGGCTGAACAACGGGAGGGGCATGCAGAATCCAAGGCCATGGGGGAGGCCCCGCATCATCCGCGCAAGGTCTTGGCAGCGATAGACGGTGACACAAGACCACCTAGCTCTTCGCAGAGGAGTGATGGGCCACCCTCTCCTGGGACCGAGTCCGTCTCAGGAGAGGGTATCGTGCTCGAGGCCGGCTCTGCGCCTCTTTCGCCGCGCGACAACGTCACCGGCTGCTCCTCTTTATCCCATGCGACGCGCTCTGTTTTCGAGACGTCGATCCCGACCACCACGTTTGCGGACGTGACGAGTGGAGATCGGAAGTGGGCCGCGCTCGCCCTTCTGACGGAGCCGGACCAAAGCACCATCACTGTGACCGCGTCGAGGCCGCGTCTCTCCTCGAACAGTTGGAGTCTTGCAGAATCTGGTGTGCCCGAGATGCCGACTCTAACGCCGCTGACCTCGGGAGTTTTGCGGTCGTCGCAGTCGGATGTCCGGCGGCAACGTCACACCTCCATTCTACTCCCCGCAGCGAAAAAGGAAGACGATGCGGCGGGTGCTGTAGCCGCCTGTGCATCTGCAAAGGACAGTGCTACTCTGCGCTCTtcgcgagggcggcgcgacagcggcggtggcaggagTGAGCGGCCACGCGGTCGTAATGGCTCCCAGTTTACGACGGAAGTCCCAGCCAGCGATGAGTTGCCGTCACGGCAGTTGGGGCATCGATGCATCTCCCAGCTGACCGACACCTCGATCGCCCGCTTCCTGTCCGAGATGAGCCACGAATCTCTGTCGGCGCGCTCTGGCTCAGTGCGTCGGCGCGCCTCtgcgagcaccgccgccgcctcctcggttctccctctctttaCGGACAACACGGTACCCTTCACTCTGCAGGAAAGGGTAGAGGCACGCAGTGAGGCGGAGGTTGTGTGCGAGGCAGACCTTAATCAAGAGCTGTCGATGATGTCTGTTGCGCAGCGCTCCCGTTCCCGGCGTAGCCACCGTGCGACGGCTCAGGCATTGTCTGTGGTCTGCTCCTGTACGAGGCGCATCGACAACAGCTTGCGCAACACGGTGATGGTCTTCCAAGGCTTCCACCCAGACGGTTATCTGGTTGTGGTGAAGCGTGCGGACCGTCGTGCTGCGAAacaggtggcgcagctgcagaacgAAGTGGATCTATTGCGGGAGCTGCATCACCGCAACATCGTTAACATCGTCAGTGCCtgggaggacgacgaggcggtGTATTTCGCGATGGAGTACGCTTgcgagacgctggcggccgtgctgcagaagttcaaggtgctgctgcccggGGTTGTACGCTTCTACGCGCGTGAGCTGCTGAACGCGCTGGTCTATCTGCACCGGGACTGCGGCATCATCCACCGTGATCTGTCGCCCAACAACATCATCATCACCAACACAACGGATCGAAGTCGCGTGAAGTTAATTGACTTTGGCCGTTCCATCATGGCGCCGCACTTCTGCAGTGGGAGCAGTGGCATGTCGACGACAGTGCCAGGCAACGCCAGCCTCGAGTTTACGGAGCGCCGTTCGAGCCGCAACAAGGTAAGTGTCACGGATGTGCCCACGTCGGTTGTCGGGACGCCCCTCTTCATGTCTCCGCAGGCTTGCAGAGGCCTTGCGCATCCGACGAGCGACATCTGGAGCTTGGGCATCATTGTGCACCTGTGCCTCACAGGGACCTACCCGTACCCGCCAGAGACTTTTACCGATCCCGAGACGTTCATTACAAATATCGGGAGCGACCGGTTGACCCCGGCGATCGCGGACACTTGCGAGATGACTGGCGACGCACGCAGCTTTATCGAACAGTGCTTGACCCTGAACCACACCGAACGTCCCTCTGCCGCAACGCTGCTGAAACACACCTTTGTAGAACGCTGA
- a CDS encoding riboflavin kinase/fmn adenylyltransferase-like protein: MKPWFLRGRVIHGFGRGGTQLGYPTANLELSETVIEFLKSHNNLVLWGWGCVEAAEPNTGEARAEDASPAPLGPFPFVMSIGNNPQFKNVDVSAEVHFLHKFDGDFYGRVVRIITLERIRSQSAFTTLEELIKTIDGDVVFAEEHLKMPEWVPYGQHEMVNPSCVPAQLHGAVEVPSFGFLEL; this comes from the coding sequence ATGAAGCCGTGGTTTCTGCGCGGTAGGGTAATTCACGGCTTCGGTCGTGGCGGCACGCAGCTCGGGTACCCCACAGCAAACTTGGAGCTAAGCGAGACGGTTATCGAGTTCCTAAAGTCGCACAATAACCTTGTGCTCTGGGGATGGGGTTGTGTGGAGGCAGCAGAGCCGAACACCGGGGAGGCGCGCGCTGAGGATGCGTCCCCTGCACCGCTTGGGCCTTTTCCGTTTGTGATGTCTATCGGGAACAACCCGCAGTTCAAGAACGTGGACGTCAGTGCGGAGGTGCACTTCCTGCACAAGTTCGACGGCGACTTCTACGGCCGTGTCGTGCGAATCATCACGCTCGAGCGTATCCGCTCGCAATCCGCCTTCACGACACTGGAGGAGCTCATCAAGACGATCGACGGCGATGTGGTGTTTGCCGAGGAGCACTTGAAGATGCCTGAGTGGGTGCCGTACGGGCAGCATGAAATGGTGAACCCTTCCTGTGtgccggcgcagctgcacggcgcAGTCGAGGTTCCATCCTTCGGTTTTCTTGAGCTTTAG